Genomic segment of Candidatus Zixiibacteriota bacterium:
GCCGGTATTGGACTGCCAGTACGGTGTCGGATTGAGTGTCCCCATTTCGTTGTGGTAGACCTTGAACTTGCCTACGCCGCTGAGCTGATTGTTGTCAGCTACTGCGAGGTCGAGCCATCCGTCGCCGTCGATATCACCGAACGCGAGAGTATTGGATGACTGCACGTCAAGAGACTGCCATCCTGGCAATGTTTCGATCACACCGGCATCATTGAAGTATATCATTACTCGGTTCTCGTCACCGCAGTAAGCCAGATCCAGATCCCCATCGCCGTCGACGTCACCCATAGTGACATCGATCATAGCTGATGTATTGCCGGACATCCAGGACGGTGTCGCTTCAAACACTCCGCCGATGTTGTAGTACGCCCGCTGGTTCTCGTACTGGTTTACATAAGCTGTGCCGCTCGCGAATGCCACGTCAAGATCACCGTCACCGTCTATATCTCCCAAAGCGCAGGAAAATGCCCATGTGGAATCATCGGATGTCCACCATGGATTGGTGCCCATAGTGCCGGCGCTGTTCAGATAGGCGTCCATGTTGTTCGGTGTGGAAAAGCCACCGCTGCCGAGAAAATTAGCAACGACCATCTCCGGATAACCATCATAGTTGAGGTCACCGATAGCACAGTGACCGGAGTATTCGTTGTTCGATGATTGCCATGTCGGGAAAATAGGCAATGTGCCGCCATCGTTCCTGAAAATATAGTTCCTCACCATCTGCATATCATTTCCATTGGACAGGAACAAATCCAGATAGCCGTCGCCATCCAGATCATGCCATTGCAGTCCGGTATGATACTTGCCTGCCCCACCTGAGTTCTGCCAGAATGGTGTAGATTCAAATGAAAACGCCCCGAATGCGGCCGAGGCAAAGAGAGCCAGCGCTGTTGCAATTGTCGTCAGCATCCTCATGATGTATCCTCCTCAAGCAGATCCACAGGTGTCACAAAGGGTTCGCGACATACAGAGTCGTTGCTAACAAGTGAATTACGGAAGTACACATTCAATATAACAGACGCTATCGGAGGCGCAATGTTTATTTGAGGAGCAGCATCTTTTTCGAGGTATTGAAATCGCCTACAGTCAATCGATAAAAATATACACCGGACGGAATATCGGATCCTACGAATTCGTATGAGTGCCACCCGGCACCGAGGTGTTCCCACTCCTCTCTCGCCACCAATTGGCCGAGAATGTTGTGGACCTGTATTGATGCTGCACCCGATTTCGCAAGATAGAATCCAATCGTTGTGATCGGGTTGAATGGGTTCGGGTAGTTCTGTGAAAGTTTGTATCCTGCCGGAACGATCGGTTGATCGAGATCGTCCGCTGCCGTTGGACTGTAGTCATAAGAATTGGCGTAGATGTCGAATCCGTTCCCCGCGTTTCTATTGTCCGACCAGACAGCGAATACATCATGTCCCGTCATGGCGAGCGCGCAGTGTTCGGCGCGGGCTTCAACACCGGGATGAGCTACCGGAGTAGCTGATCCTACGATGTCATCTGACGTTACCACTGCCATGTAGACCGATGGATGCCCGCTCCTGGCATCTGTCCAGCAAACAGTGAAATTACCGGCAGCATCAATTGCTGTGGAAATTTCAGATAGTGCCAGCGCTGGCGAGGATGTTATCGATACTGCATCACCTACCGGAACGGCGGCTGCAGAGTATCTCTGGGCGAGAATCGCATACTCATCTGATTCAGATTTACTTATCCAGGCTATGCCGAACTCACCGCTGGCTGGACCGACCGCAAGATCGAAGTCCTCCTGCGAGTCGCTCGCTCTGCCGTAAGCAACGGGAACATTTCCGCCCACAGGCACGCCGCTGGCGCTGATCACCTGTAAGTAAACCTGGCCTACATCTGCGACAACCGATTTCCACGCAATCACTATATCATTGCTGCCGGACATCCCGACTTTGGGAGAGAAGTTGTCGATCAAAGCAGGCTCGGAGTTGACTTTGAAATTCACTCCATCCAGTGCACCCAATGAAGATATTCTCTGGCAATAGATATCGCGCTGCTCGTTTCGACCATCTTCCCACACCACGCTTGCCCTGCCTGTCGATGCCTGTGCTGCATCGGGATTAGCTTTGGTCGCAGATGATGCGTCGTCATTGAGCTGCAGCTCATTTGTCAGCGGTGTTCCCGATGAGCCATACCTTCGCGCATATACTTTCAGACCGCTGGCCATGCCGGACGCCTCGCGAGCGTCGAGCCATGCTACTGTCGCGTGCATGCCCCCGTCAGAACCGATCGAAGGATCTGTCTGCAGAAACGCGTGGATGTCCTCGTTCACCTTTTGATTCGACCCGGTTGGGATACCGGCTGCATTTCCAAACTGAATGTAAATGTCGCCATCATCCGAGCGGCAATCGTGCCACACCGATGCGAATTCATTGCCATCGAGCAGAGCTATGTCCGGGATCAACTGTTGAGCACCTGACGTGACTGTTTCAAGCAGTTCGTTCACGCCGTCAAGACCTCCGGTGGCGTCGAGCCTCTGGAAATACGTGTCAATCTCACCATTTCTGAGATCGGTCCAGACCACTGCAGGAAGATCGTCGCCGCCTATGGCAACCTTGGGATAGAATCTCTCCTGGAATAATGCCGGATCAGACACAGTAACATTTGAACCGATTCGATCGCCGGAAGCATCAAGCCTTGTAGCGAGGATCTCCGCCCTTTCTCCGTAGCTGGCCCACGTCGCAAGAATCGAATTGTCACCGGACTTTGCGCATGAGATGTCCCAGCAAACATAATCGGGGTTGTCGCTGACGAGCAGGTTTGCTCCATTCTTGCTTCCTGCATAGGTGACGATCTGACCATAGACGACCTGGTTGCTATTTCTGGTGTCTATCCAGAACGCGGTGTAACCGATTCCGTCAAGATGACAGACTGAACTCTGGAACTGGTCATCGGAACCGTGCGCCGGATCGGGAAGCGAAATCAAACCCGAGATCGGCACTCCGCCGGTCGTATAGGTTTTCATAACAACGCTGGAGCCGAGAGATGTGATTTCTTCCCACGATATCGCGAATCCTTCATCGACACCATTCGCAATGTCTGGCGACCAATACTTGCTGTTGGTGGCAGAGGTGTTGACCTGAAAGTTGCTGCCGAGCGGTTCGAATATCGGTGTATATATCTGGCAGAATATGTTCTCGCCGTTGCGCGAGTCTTCCCAGACGAATGCGATGCTGCCCCCGTACAGATATGAAACTCTCGGCAGGTTGCAGATATTCTGTCCCGTGTTGTCATTGACTTTGAACATCGGAGTCACAGGAATTAGATCTTGATCGAACACTCGACCATAAAGACTGCCGTCCTTGTCGATCCAGGCGACGACAATGTTTCCAGAGGCGAATGCGTCGCACGAGGGCATCCTCTGATCGGCAAAAGTCTCATCATAAATGAGTCGTGTGTTGCCCCCTATCGGGACATTGTCGTCGGAGTAAACCTGAGCAAAAATATCGAGATCACCGTTGCGATCGTCTTCCCAGATGACCACGGATTTGCCATCAGGAAGGACGGCCACATCAGCAAATTGCTGACGGAACGTTTCCGGCTCTGAGTCAGAGTTCAGTTGCACATCTTCAAAAAGCGAGACCTTCGAATATGTCTGTCCACTCGCGTTATGTTGCGGCAAGGTGAGTGGACTCTGCTGAGCGCTGATCCTCCTGTCGTCGTGCCGCGCTTCATAGGTTGCCAGCCGAATGGAAGCTCCGTAGCCGGAACCGACGAAAAGAGAGATCAAAACGATGATATTTGCAAATCTTCTCATGAATATACCTCTGGTTTGACAAGCTAAACCGCAAACAACGTGCCGTTCGCAAACATGATCTCGGTGCGGCTCTGATCCGGTCATGACGACAGCATGCCGCATTCTTGGCTGATTAAGTCGCTGCAATACGTGCTCTTATGACGCCTGTTCAGACAATGAGCAATCTCGATCCTGCACATTGCAGAAGCAGACAATGAAACTCAGTTCATACTGGACATCAAGAAGCTGCAAACATTTTCACCGCGTCGCATGCCCGCGCACGATTCTGAGCTTAGACCACGATTGGACTACTCCACGACTCCACACTAACCCGCAATGGAGATTATGTCAATACGGATAATGATCTTGATGAGAGAATCTAGGAATCGAGCTGCGTCTGAGATGAGTGGTCTATGCTGTCAGAAGACTGTATTAGATACTGGAGACCGGATCGAGTCTCTTTGCAACGAGCTTATCCAGTTGCTCTTTGAGATCGATTATCTTCGCGCTCTCGTGGTATTGGACGGTCTGGAAGGACTCGACACTGCGCATTACGCTGAGCACATTGGAAATGCTCTCCACGCCGCTTTGTATCACTCCGATCGATCGCCTGAGGATTTCGCTGGCACTATCTGACACTTCACCTTTGTCCAGAGCAAGCTCCACAAGTTGCGAGCGTCCGAGGATTGTAGCGCAGGCGTTGTTGAAATAATGGGAGAATGTCGCCACAACGGTGTACATCACATCCGTAGCTATCGTGTCGATTTTGTCAATCGGAAGCCGTTCGTGATGCTCGCTAAGCTGCCTGTAAAGCAATTCGAGTTGGCCAAACATGTCGTTCATCAACTCGTTCGCTCTCTGAGCAAGCTCCAGCGGTGTGCCGACGTCTATTTCGAGGAAAGACGCAGTCTCCATGAAGTTCGTGACCGCCTTTTTTTCAATTTCGGTAAGAACTTCACTACTAAGACCCAGGCTGCGGATCAATGCGATTCTGTTCTCAACGTCTCTCTTGCCGGTGAAGACGTGTCCGTGAACGGAGAACTTGCCTAACCGTGATGCAAGGGCTACGATGTTTACCAGGCGTGAATCAGGATTCGGTTGGACCATATCGAATGCCCGATGATGATCTCTTATGCACGCTTGATAATTCAGCGGGAGATTCCATCTTGCAGCCACAAAGGCTCCAATCTGGGCATGATTGGTTCCAAGCTCCGATTCTTCGGTACTTATCAGATCATCGCCCTTAACGCACCGTTGCCAGATAGATTCATATTCCTTCTTGAATGCTGAATCGAGAATGAGTATACCTACATCGTGCAGCAATCCACTCACAAATGCTTCCTCTGCAGACTTGTATCCTACGGCTTTGGCGATCAGCTCTGCGAGGATCGCAACTTCGAGCGAATGAAGCCAGAAGTCCTTCATGTCAACCTGAGTTGAGAGTCTGTTGCAGATGTCGTATACTGATACTGAGAGCGCAATAGACTTAACCGTGCGAGTCCCAAGTACTCCTAAAGCATCATGTATCGATTGAACCTGATTGGGTCGACCGTAGAAAGAGGAATTTGCCATTTTCAGAATCTTGCTCGTCAGTGTCACATCCCGGGAGATTATATTGGCGATATCCCTGATAGAGGAACTCGGATCCTCGGCGATCCTGATCACCTGCGCCAGTACTTCAGGCAGGGTGAAGAGGCGGTGTTCGCGTTCGATTCTTGAGAATATTCGAGATTCAGTCATACTTGTACATCCTTGCTTCATTATCGGCAGTAAATACGAGTAGTCGAGTGGAAACTTGCGTTCAGCGCAACTTTGATGTACCGATCAGTTTACATGAGGACTTTATGCGTCGGGGCCAGCCACAGCCCGTTCCGGAGAGATCATGGATCAGAGGAGCCGTTATTCCGCTTTGGATTCCAGAAGATTCATTGCAGCTCTTAGGCGGGAAAGAACAAAAAGGTCGGTTTCGGTCTCACTCAACTTCTCGATCCTGTCGCGAGCCTTCTCATCGGAGACAGATGCGAGGGCGACTACAGCGAATCCCCTAACGTGAGGATCAGTTGAGTATGTTTCACTCAACAATATCTCGGCCGCTGGTCTGTACGCCGAATTCGCCCAGACTTCAAATGCAAGCGACTTGGCCATCACACTCAGACTATCGCATTTGTTGAGCAAGGCATCGCAGGCTGGGCTTCCAATCGATGTAAGTGACCTTGCCGCAGACATTCGAACCGAAAAGTGAACATCATCGAGCGCTCTTATGAGAGGTCCTGTCGCACGTGCATCTTCAATCCGTCCCAAAGCTACCGCTGCCGATTTGCGGACTGACTCGACACTGTCGGAGAGCAGATTCACGCAGGGATCGACCGCCGAGGAATCATGGCAGCGGCCAACGGCTGTCACGGCTGCGGAGCGTACAGAGTGATGTTCATCTGTGAAATAGCGAAGAAGTGATTCGGTTGCATCCCTCTCCCCGATCTCACCGAGGCACTGCAGAGCGTTTCGTAGAGCGTAGAGATTGTCAGTTTCGAGAGCTTCTATCAGGGCTGGCACTGCGAGTGCGCCGATGCCTCGGAAGATGTCGACCAGTGTGTTGCGTTCTCGCGCATCCTCAGACGACAGCTTTGTGACAAGCCTCGGCACTGCATCGCTCCCCATTTCGATGAGTTCGTCCTTCGATGGCTGCACAATATCCTGATAGCGTATCTCACCTGAGCTAGCCTTGAGGAAGAGATCATCCACTTTGTCATCGATCGTCGATGCCGCAGCATGCGAGGCAATCGCAGCAACCGTCAGAATCAGAAGCACAGGTAGTATTCTATTAGATATCCACATGCATCACCTGATTGAATCCGTCGGCCAAAAGTCGACGTCCATACCTATTCCCCATTTGGAGTCTATAATCCAGTAACTTTCATCTCTGCCGTTCCCAATGTACTCGTCGCGTCCCGCGAGATCCATGAAAAGCCCGATCGAGCCGTAATCACGCCTTGGATTTCCATACCCCTGAGTGTTGTGCTTACCTTTGATTTGATAGGAGTCATTGCCGCGATAATCCACGAGCAAGCCGAATCCATTGGCCGATCCAGCGCCCTGAGAGAGATCGTATGCCTGATACGTGTCGTTCCCGAAGTAATCGATCAGGATTCCGGCGGCGAGATCGTGGCCACACCCCTGAGAGACTCCTTTCGAGAAATAGTAGTCATCACCCTTCTTGTCCAGAAGTATGCCGAGAGTCAGATGCGTCCCTGCCCCCTGTGCATATTGAAATGACAGGTATTTATCGTTACCTTCAAAGTCACTCTGAATCCCGATGGCGTACCAGTAAGACGAGCCCTGGCCAAAGATATCCGAAATATAGGTATCATGACCGGCGGAGTCGGCCAGTATCGCGACGCCACCCGACATACGCGGCCTCAGCCCGTACGCGAAGCCCTGTGACAGCGACAAATAATGGTCTTTGTACCTCAACACATCTTTATATTTGCCACCTGCAAAATAGGAGTCGTTTCCGTTAATATCACAGAGAATGCCGAGTCCCTTTACAAATGCAAATGCCTGCCCGAAAAGCGCACAATGATAGTTATCTGCACCGGAATTGTCGTAGAGCATCCCTATGCCGAAAGTTCCTGCGCCCTGCACGTGAGTATCACCTTTGTAGATATCGTTGCCGGCTTCATCTACCAGTACTCCAATGCTGAAAAGCCCTGAACCGAGAGAGAAATTGCGGCCGGTATAGAGATCATCCCCGTCCATATCACGTAGACACGCTGGGTAGAAGAATCCCGACGCAAGCGCAAAGTCTGTCAGCGCGCTATACTGATCATTCCCGTCAACGTCATAGATATATTGAGGCGATTCGATAGACTCCAACTCATAGCGGTCATTGCCGCCGAGATCGAGGATAAAC
This window contains:
- a CDS encoding VCBS repeat-containing protein, with product MRMLTTIATALALFASAAFGAFSFESTPFWQNSGGAGKYHTGLQWHDLDGDGYLDLFLSNGNDMQMVRNYIFRNDGGTLPIFPTWQSSNNEYSGHCAIGDLNYDGYPEMVVANFLGSGGFSTPNNMDAYLNSAGTMGTNPWWTSDDSTWAFSCALGDIDGDGDLDVAFASGTAYVNQYENQRAYYNIGGVFEATPSWMSGNTSAMIDVTMGDVDGDGDLDLAYCGDENRVMIYFNDAGVIETLPGWQSLDVQSSNTLAFGDIDGDGWLDLAVADNNQLSGVGKFKVYHNEMGTLNPTPYWQSNTGGYGSAVSWCDLDCDGDMDLAAGRWWSEVFIYENTGTTLSSTPAWISSGTYSSVIEEIQFADVDRDGVGYYSESISIIPGRKLYYLERKPLHSIDSVFVDGVKLGFDERCYNLVDGWVSVGTAPVTSMTIYYQWSYKPDMGVSNWDVSSYVFANISPPPSVPGDADGSGEVDIDDAVHLIAYIFTGGPAPVDLSTGDADCSGQIDIDDVVYLIAYIFIPGSPEPCYL
- a CDS encoding T9SS type A sorting domain-containing protein, which translates into the protein MRRFANIIVLISLFVGSGYGASIRLATYEARHDDRRISAQQSPLTLPQHNASGQTYSKVSLFEDVQLNSDSEPETFRQQFADVAVLPDGKSVVIWEDDRNGDLDIFAQVYSDDNVPIGGNTRLIYDETFADQRMPSCDAFASGNIVVAWIDKDGSLYGRVFDQDLIPVTPMFKVNDNTGQNICNLPRVSYLYGGSIAFVWEDSRNGENIFCQIYTPIFEPLGSNFQVNTSATNSKYWSPDIANGVDEGFAISWEEITSLGSSVVMKTYTTGGVPISGLISLPDPAHGSDDQFQSSVCHLDGIGYTAFWIDTRNSNQVVYGQIVTYAGSKNGANLLVSDNPDYVCWDISCAKSGDNSILATWASYGERAEILATRLDASGDRIGSNVTVSDPALFQERFYPKVAIGGDDLPAVVWTDLRNGEIDTYFQRLDATGGLDGVNELLETVTSGAQQLIPDIALLDGNEFASVWHDCRSDDGDIYIQFGNAAGIPTGSNQKVNEDIHAFLQTDPSIGSDGGMHATVAWLDAREASGMASGLKVYARRYGSSGTPLTNELQLNDDASSATKANPDAAQASTGRASVVWEDGRNEQRDIYCQRISSLGALDGVNFKVNSEPALIDNFSPKVGMSGSNDIVIAWKSVVADVGQVYLQVISASGVPVGGNVPVAYGRASDSQEDFDLAVGPASGEFGIAWISKSESDEYAILAQRYSAAAVPVGDAVSITSSPALALSEISTAIDAAGNFTVCWTDARSGHPSVYMAVVTSDDIVGSATPVAHPGVEARAEHCALAMTGHDVFAVWSDNRNAGNGFDIYANSYDYSPTAADDLDQPIVPAGYKLSQNYPNPFNPITTIGFYLAKSGAASIQVHNILGQLVAREEWEHLGAGWHSYEFVGSDIPSGVYFYRLTVGDFNTSKKMLLLK
- a CDS encoding HDOD domain-containing protein, with product MTESRIFSRIEREHRLFTLPEVLAQVIRIAEDPSSSIRDIANIISRDVTLTSKILKMANSSFYGRPNQVQSIHDALGVLGTRTVKSIALSVSVYDICNRLSTQVDMKDFWLHSLEVAILAELIAKAVGYKSAEEAFVSGLLHDVGILILDSAFKKEYESIWQRCVKGDDLISTEESELGTNHAQIGAFVAARWNLPLNYQACIRDHHRAFDMVQPNPDSRLVNIVALASRLGKFSVHGHVFTGKRDVENRIALIRSLGLSSEVLTEIEKKAVTNFMETASFLEIDVGTPLELAQRANELMNDMFGQLELLYRQLSEHHERLPIDKIDTIATDVMYTVVATFSHYFNNACATILGRSQLVELALDKGEVSDSASEILRRSIGVIQSGVESISNVLSVMRSVESFQTVQYHESAKIIDLKEQLDKLVAKRLDPVSSI
- a CDS encoding HEAT repeat domain-containing protein, producing MWISNRILPVLLILTVAAIASHAAASTIDDKVDDLFLKASSGEIRYQDIVQPSKDELIEMGSDAVPRLVTKLSSEDARERNTLVDIFRGIGALAVPALIEALETDNLYALRNALQCLGEIGERDATESLLRYFTDEHHSVRSAAVTAVGRCHDSSAVDPCVNLLSDSVESVRKSAAVALGRIEDARATGPLIRALDDVHFSVRMSAARSLTSIGSPACDALLNKCDSLSVMAKSLAFEVWANSAYRPAAEILLSETYSTDPHVRGFAVVALASVSDEKARDRIEKLSETETDLFVLSRLRAAMNLLESKAE